The Micromonospora sp. Llam0 genome contains a region encoding:
- the cydC gene encoding thiol reductant ABC exporter subunit CydC: MIGARPERTVLSLARPYLGRLVGAGLLAAATEAAALALMATAVWLLITAAGRPPLDAVTVAIVGVRALAISRGVLRYTERLAGHDATLRVVTDVRFRIFTALAARRPTAEDRSGDALSRLVSDVEAVQDLLLRVLVPGAAAATVAVLAVAGAATVSPAAALALAAGLAVAGGGLPAVAALLTRRTADRVAPLRGEFAADGADLIHGAADLAAFGGTADALRRSTRRARELARLERRLAATGWAVDGVGVLVAGLTVAAVTVTALRDGVGGVLVGVLAVGALAAVEMSLALVAAARQWAQLRGGLRRVADLLTEAGQAATGQVDGERAETERAETEQANAESRTTGRAAADPAGAAAADGRQRPTTVLDGVTVRYRAGTSPALDRLDLSLPPGRRIAVVGPSGAGKSTLLGVLTGAVPPDGGRVTVDGVDLADVPAGVRHRLVGGLLAEAYVFNATVRDNLVLGRPTATDDDLAAAAAAAGLFDWVRDQPDGWQTLVGAAGSRISGGQRQRLALARALLAGPSVLVLDEPTEGLDPAAADTVLASALAAADDRTVVLVTHRLTGLESMDEILVLDAGRIVQRGDHAELTGRPGWYQEQWIMQRAAEQGYLTAAN, from the coding sequence GTGATCGGCGCGCGGCCGGAGCGGACCGTGCTGTCGCTGGCCCGGCCGTACCTCGGCCGGCTGGTCGGTGCCGGTCTGCTGGCCGCGGCGACCGAGGCGGCCGCGCTCGCGTTGATGGCCACCGCCGTGTGGTTGCTGATCACCGCCGCCGGTCGGCCGCCGCTGGACGCGGTCACCGTGGCGATCGTCGGCGTACGGGCACTGGCGATCAGCCGGGGCGTGCTGCGCTACACGGAACGGTTGGCCGGTCACGACGCCACACTGCGGGTGGTCACCGACGTACGGTTCCGGATCTTCACCGCGCTGGCCGCGCGACGGCCGACCGCCGAGGACCGGTCCGGTGACGCCCTCAGCCGGTTGGTCTCCGACGTCGAGGCCGTGCAGGACCTGCTACTGCGGGTGCTGGTGCCCGGTGCCGCCGCGGCCACCGTCGCGGTGCTCGCGGTCGCCGGTGCCGCGACGGTCAGCCCGGCGGCGGCGCTCGCGCTGGCAGCCGGGCTGGCGGTCGCCGGTGGCGGTCTGCCTGCGGTCGCGGCGCTGCTCACCCGGCGTACCGCCGACCGGGTGGCGCCGTTGCGCGGCGAGTTCGCGGCGGACGGCGCCGATCTGATCCACGGGGCGGCCGACCTGGCGGCGTTCGGTGGCACCGCCGACGCCCTGCGCCGGAGCACCCGCCGGGCCCGGGAACTCGCCCGGCTGGAGCGGCGGCTGGCGGCGACCGGCTGGGCGGTCGACGGTGTCGGCGTGCTCGTCGCCGGGCTGACCGTGGCGGCGGTGACGGTGACCGCGTTGCGCGACGGCGTCGGCGGGGTACTGGTCGGCGTCCTCGCGGTCGGCGCCCTGGCCGCCGTCGAGATGAGTCTGGCGCTGGTCGCCGCCGCCCGGCAGTGGGCGCAGTTACGCGGCGGGCTGCGCCGGGTCGCCGACCTGCTGACCGAAGCGGGACAGGCAGCGACGGGACAGGTCGACGGGGAGCGGGCCGAGACAGAGCGGGCTGAGACCGAGCAGGCCAACGCGGAGTCGCGTACGACGGGACGGGCTGCGGCCGACCCGGCCGGTGCTGCTGCGGCCGACGGCCGTCAGCGGCCGACGACGGTCCTCGACGGCGTCACGGTGCGGTACCGGGCCGGCACGTCACCGGCGTTGGACCGGCTCGATCTGTCGCTGCCGCCCGGACGGCGGATCGCCGTGGTCGGGCCGAGCGGCGCCGGCAAGAGCACCCTGCTCGGCGTACTCACCGGGGCGGTGCCGCCGGACGGCGGCCGGGTGACGGTCGACGGCGTGGACCTGGCCGACGTGCCGGCCGGAGTTCGGCACCGGTTGGTCGGCGGGCTGCTCGCCGAGGCGTACGTGTTCAACGCCACAGTTCGCGACAACCTGGTGCTGGGCCGGCCCACCGCGACCGACGACGACCTTGCCGCAGCCGCAGCCGCAGCCGGCCTGTTCGACTGGGTACGCGACCAGCCGGATGGCTGGCAGACCCTGGTCGGGGCGGCCGGCAGCCGGATCTCCGGTGGGCAGCGGCAGCGACTCGCCCTCGCCCGGGCGCTGCTGGCCGGTCCATCGGTGCTGGTCCTCGACGAACCCACCGAAGGGCTCGACCCGGCAGCGGCGGACACGGTACTGGCGTCGGCGCTGGCCGCCGCCGACGACCGCACCGTGGTGCTGGTGACCCACCGGCTGACCGGGCTCGAATCGATGGATGAGATCCTGGTGTTGGACGCTGGCCGGATCGTCCAACGGGGCGACCACGCCGAGCTGACCGGACGGCCCGGCTGGTACCAGGAACAGTGGATCATGCAGCGGGCCGCCGAACAGGGTTACCTGACGGCAGCCAACTGA
- a CDS encoding DNA primase — translation MAKLPNQPDADRRTAGSDGPDEEADFATADADATDLDDAADDAVLTADRSLWQDVRIDPVEIALPGGVGYTLRAYRSSAALTPTDISEREEDDLFAARQRAAAEEDEDDESVVILDEEFAAALAEEENEQQDGSTSKSGKGGKTGKGDAAGGSDDADQDADADVDDTESADSGEEVPIFLSHQGKLLLFRDPEALVSFVRSGASHDLAQLDSWPDLVDRLQPADVAALPEDTYELDLVVENLRGGHDAWDAALLIQSGEVARDLAYALRMPSVLDMLSTGSRLDDLDEALRSTVDGGIGGFMARRKLKKIGAQTASLGWRTIIGKISAAADWRD, via the coding sequence GTGGCCAAGTTGCCGAACCAGCCCGATGCCGACCGGCGCACGGCCGGATCCGACGGTCCTGACGAAGAAGCGGACTTCGCGACGGCCGACGCCGACGCGACCGACCTCGACGATGCCGCTGACGACGCGGTACTCACCGCCGACCGGTCGCTCTGGCAGGACGTACGGATCGACCCGGTCGAGATCGCGTTGCCGGGTGGCGTCGGCTACACGCTGCGCGCCTATCGGTCGTCCGCCGCGTTGACCCCGACCGACATCTCCGAGCGCGAGGAGGACGATCTGTTCGCCGCTCGGCAGCGGGCGGCCGCCGAGGAGGACGAGGACGACGAGTCCGTGGTCATCCTGGACGAGGAGTTCGCCGCAGCGCTCGCCGAGGAGGAGAACGAGCAGCAGGACGGGTCAACCAGCAAGTCGGGCAAGGGTGGCAAGACCGGCAAGGGTGACGCAGCCGGTGGGAGTGACGACGCCGACCAAGACGCCGACGCCGATGTCGACGACACCGAGTCGGCCGACAGCGGTGAAGAGGTGCCGATCTTCCTCAGCCACCAGGGCAAACTGCTGCTGTTCCGCGACCCCGAGGCGCTGGTCAGCTTCGTCCGGTCCGGCGCGTCGCACGACCTCGCGCAGCTGGACAGCTGGCCGGATCTGGTCGACCGGCTGCAGCCGGCGGACGTCGCGGCGCTCCCGGAGGACACCTACGAGCTCGACCTCGTGGTGGAGAACCTGCGGGGCGGCCACGACGCCTGGGACGCGGCGCTGCTGATCCAGTCCGGCGAGGTCGCGAGGGACCTCGCTTACGCCCTGCGGATGCCCTCGGTGCTGGACATGCTCTCCACCGGATCCAGGCTGGACGATCTTGACGAGGCGCTAAGGTCGACGGTTGACGGCGGCATCGGCGGTTTCATGGCCCGCCGCAAATTGAAGAAAATCGGGGCACAAACGGCAAGTCTCGGCTGGCGCACGATTATCGGCAAGATCTCTGCCGCTGCGGACTGGCGCGACTGA
- a CDS encoding transposase translates to MTGVREEDGAVALVRVYCGLASADRAARSASTGPALSAAIVDDAGRLLDVCEIGDDPAGYARLSCMLIERSGGANGAAIAADSDDHVVTSLLTAAGRPLAVADDDAADDYAERFADDESPDEMSSAPAQRRAVGLARALQAGAMSAVALPVSRDLVAYKPVLAAHAALANGRQAAAVALREVLRELYPAALRAYPDPAEPVALAVLDALPEPGMLSGTSSRNRELTVAADAVAAHLASDGVADAQTIDAAVTALRVAIVESPRRGTVNKALTSATAETVRHAVAAVRACDAAADALVATLTARVVTPPPIGAPHAARRAADPTSGPPSPGLHAVPPATEAGPSRTPAGGRRARPQPVGGGAPASPQPMTTPPVAPAPVAPPPNAPTPLTPLAPVARRSADPGSDRPVSAPPPPPPGMTPMPAQRPGIAPADAGEPFRATLTTAAINDARAQRRPTPITPRPNTRAGAGPAGHAPAATPRSAPPAGTAPVSGTPVSAHPISGSPMSGAPTSAVPASGSPLAEPPTGGFSATDYSLPVPAPRPGPPTSSPPGSRSNWPLVPLGPDGGDEPAPVYPGGHEEHRPAASNGHSGRVKPPWLADDLPPEPPMLRLVEPPVADQVRHDGFRPDGYGRPDGYRQPDDYSRPDAPVETPPLRLVDAPQPPPEYGRGRRAAVEPLSAPPVPDEGDGDLLIFAAARSAWFVRHPEADGAEFATQADNGWRAAELAAQPSIGAATNAGLPKRVPQANLVPGSPLRDERPLRIVRDAASIAEHTNGYFRGWRRGQEIGGYAVGGRPGREAAGGWDFSRDQGGQGDGREYEYRPAGHHS, encoded by the coding sequence ATGACGGGTGTCCGGGAGGAGGACGGCGCGGTGGCGCTCGTGCGGGTGTACTGCGGTCTGGCATCGGCGGACCGGGCTGCCCGGTCGGCTTCGACCGGTCCGGCCCTGTCCGCCGCGATAGTCGACGACGCCGGCCGGCTGCTCGACGTCTGCGAGATCGGCGACGACCCGGCTGGCTACGCCCGGCTGAGCTGCATGCTCATCGAGCGGTCGGGCGGCGCGAACGGAGCGGCCATCGCCGCCGACAGTGACGACCACGTCGTCACCTCGCTGCTGACCGCCGCCGGTCGCCCACTCGCGGTGGCCGACGATGACGCTGCGGACGACTACGCCGAACGGTTCGCCGACGACGAGTCGCCGGACGAGATGTCCTCCGCGCCGGCCCAGCGGCGCGCCGTCGGGCTGGCCCGGGCGCTCCAGGCCGGGGCGATGTCCGCGGTCGCCCTGCCCGTCTCCCGCGACCTCGTCGCGTACAAACCGGTGCTGGCCGCGCACGCCGCGTTGGCCAACGGCCGGCAGGCCGCCGCCGTGGCGCTGCGCGAGGTGCTCCGGGAGCTGTACCCGGCCGCGCTGCGGGCCTACCCCGACCCGGCCGAGCCGGTCGCGCTCGCGGTGCTCGACGCCCTGCCGGAGCCGGGCATGCTCAGCGGCACCAGTTCCCGCAACCGGGAGCTCACCGTCGCCGCTGACGCGGTCGCCGCCCACCTCGCCTCCGACGGGGTGGCCGACGCGCAGACGATCGACGCGGCGGTGACCGCCCTCCGGGTGGCGATCGTCGAGTCGCCCCGCCGCGGCACCGTCAACAAGGCGCTCACCTCGGCCACCGCCGAGACGGTGCGGCACGCCGTCGCCGCCGTCCGGGCCTGCGACGCCGCCGCCGACGCTCTGGTCGCCACCCTGACCGCCCGGGTCGTCACCCCGCCACCGATCGGCGCGCCGCACGCCGCGCGCCGGGCCGCCGACCCGACCTCCGGTCCGCCGTCACCCGGGCTGCACGCGGTACCGCCGGCCACGGAGGCCGGCCCGAGCCGTACCCCGGCCGGCGGCCGGCGGGCCCGTCCCCAGCCGGTCGGCGGCGGTGCTCCCGCCTCCCCCCAGCCGATGACCACGCCGCCGGTGGCACCGGCACCGGTAGCGCCCCCGCCGAACGCGCCGACGCCGCTCACCCCACTCGCCCCGGTGGCCCGCCGTTCCGCCGATCCGGGCAGTGACCGTCCAGTGTCCGCCCCTCCCCCGCCACCGCCCGGGATGACCCCGATGCCGGCGCAACGTCCCGGCATCGCGCCGGCGGACGCCGGCGAGCCGTTCCGCGCCACGCTCACCACGGCTGCCATCAACGACGCGCGGGCACAGCGCCGGCCGACCCCGATCACCCCTCGGCCCAACACCCGGGCAGGTGCCGGTCCGGCCGGCCACGCCCCGGCAGCCACCCCGCGGTCGGCGCCACCGGCGGGTACGGCACCGGTCTCCGGGACCCCGGTGTCTGCGCACCCGATCTCTGGCAGCCCGATGTCGGGGGCGCCGACCTCGGCAGTGCCGGCCAGTGGCTCGCCACTCGCCGAGCCGCCGACCGGAGGCTTCTCCGCGACCGATTACAGCCTGCCCGTTCCCGCCCCGCGGCCCGGTCCGCCGACGTCGTCACCACCCGGTTCCCGGTCCAACTGGCCGCTGGTGCCGCTGGGTCCCGACGGCGGCGACGAACCCGCTCCGGTCTACCCGGGAGGGCACGAGGAGCACCGGCCGGCCGCATCCAACGGGCACAGCGGCCGGGTCAAGCCTCCGTGGCTGGCCGACGACCTGCCGCCGGAGCCACCGATGCTGCGTCTGGTCGAGCCGCCGGTCGCCGACCAGGTCCGGCACGACGGCTTCCGACCCGACGGTTACGGACGGCCCGACGGTTACCGACAGCCCGACGACTACAGCCGGCCCGACGCGCCGGTGGAGACGCCACCGCTGCGACTCGTGGACGCTCCCCAACCACCCCCCGAGTACGGTCGCGGCCGTCGGGCCGCCGTGGAGCCGCTGAGCGCCCCGCCCGTACCCGATGAGGGTGACGGCGACCTGCTGATCTTCGCGGCGGCACGGTCGGCCTGGTTCGTCCGGCATCCGGAGGCCGACGGGGCGGAGTTCGCGACGCAGGCGGACAACGGCTGGCGGGCCGCCGAGTTGGCCGCTCAACCGTCCATCGGTGCCGCGACCAACGCCGGGCTACCGAAGCGGGTACCGCAGGCCAACCTGGTTCCGGGCTCACCGCTGCGCGACGAGCGCCCGCTGCGGATCGTCCGGGACGCGGCGAGCATCGCCGAGCACACCAACGGCTACTTCCGGGGCTGGCGTCGAGGTCAGGAAATCGGCGGGTACGCCGTCGGCGGGCGACCCGGCCGGGAAGCCGCCGGCGGGTGGGACTTCAGCCGGGACCAGGGCGGGCAGGGCGACGGCCGCGAGTACGAGTACCGGCCGGCCGGTCACCACTCCTGA
- a CDS encoding ATP/GTP-binding protein produces MAHRPMAGRVTSAKIVIAGGFGVGKTTLVGSVSEITPLTTEAIMTSAGVGVDDTRQVPGKTTTTVAMDFGRISIDRDLILYLFGTPGQTRFWFMWDELVRGAIGAVVLVDTRRLADCFAAIDFFEHRRLPYLVAINCFDGMQYHDPQDVRDALAISSDVPVVPCDARNRESTKHVLISLVEYVLTMRRQRAVAPA; encoded by the coding sequence ATGGCGCACCGCCCCATGGCCGGGCGCGTGACATCGGCGAAGATTGTGATCGCCGGTGGGTTTGGCGTCGGCAAGACGACGCTGGTCGGCTCGGTCTCGGAGATCACGCCGTTGACCACCGAGGCGATCATGACCTCGGCCGGTGTCGGCGTGGACGACACGCGACAGGTGCCGGGAAAGACGACCACCACGGTCGCCATGGACTTCGGACGTATCTCGATCGACCGAGATCTGATCCTCTATCTGTTCGGTACGCCGGGCCAGACTCGATTCTGGTTCATGTGGGACGAACTGGTGCGAGGAGCGATCGGGGCGGTGGTGCTGGTCGACACCCGTCGACTGGCCGACTGCTTCGCGGCGATCGACTTCTTCGAGCATCGGCGGCTGCCTTACCTGGTGGCGATCAACTGCTTCGACGGCATGCAGTACCACGATCCGCAGGACGTGCGAGACGCGCTGGCCATCTCCAGCGACGTCCCTGTCGTCCCGTGTGACGCGCGGAACCGTGAGTCGACGAAGCACGTGCTGATCTCGCTGGTCGAGTACGTGCTGACCATGCGGCGTCAGCGTGCGGTGGCACCGGCCTGA
- a CDS encoding DUF742 domain-containing protein, with product MTERDEPTGALVRPYAVTRGRTRPKLEIALEALVETTVRGRSSGAVKGGSGREHQYIAALCDGRLQSLAEIAARMQLPLGVARVIIADMASDGLVAVYEPTSLDDTNDAVGTELLERVLSGLRRL from the coding sequence ATGACCGAGCGCGATGAACCGACCGGTGCTCTGGTCAGGCCGTACGCCGTTACCCGTGGTCGTACCCGGCCGAAGCTGGAAATCGCCCTCGAGGCGCTCGTGGAAACGACGGTGCGCGGCCGGTCCTCAGGCGCTGTGAAAGGCGGCTCCGGCCGGGAGCACCAATACATTGCCGCGCTGTGTGACGGCCGGCTGCAGTCGCTCGCGGAGATCGCGGCGCGGATGCAGCTCCCACTCGGAGTAGCCCGGGTCATCATCGCGGACATGGCCTCGGACGGCCTGGTCGCGGTGTACGAGCCGACATCCCTGGACGACACGAACGACGCGGTGGGCACGGAACTGCTGGAGAGGGTGCTGAGTGGACTTCGCAGGCTCTGA
- a CDS encoding roadblock/LC7 domain-containing protein, with protein sequence MTTTQDLGWLLANFADRVPGVAHAIAVSADGLLLAASRDLPRDRADQLAAIASGLVSLTQGAARCFEGGAVLQTVVEMDNGFLFLMSISDGSSFAVLAARSSDVGQVGYEMALLVDRVGEALTPAPRSAAGMLG encoded by the coding sequence ATGACAACTACGCAGGATCTCGGTTGGCTGCTGGCCAACTTCGCCGATCGCGTGCCGGGGGTCGCTCACGCGATTGCGGTCTCAGCGGACGGTCTGCTCCTGGCGGCGTCCCGGGATCTTCCCCGGGACCGTGCGGACCAGCTCGCGGCCATCGCCTCCGGACTGGTCAGCCTCACCCAGGGCGCGGCGCGGTGTTTCGAGGGTGGTGCGGTGCTGCAGACAGTGGTTGAGATGGACAACGGCTTCCTCTTCCTCATGTCGATCTCGGACGGTTCGTCGTTCGCGGTACTGGCCGCCCGAAGCTCCGACGTCGGCCAGGTGGGGTACGAGATGGCCCTGCTGGTGGACCGGGTTGGCGAGGCGCTGACGCCAGCGCCCCGCTCGGCCGCTGGAATGCTGGGCTGA
- a CDS encoding sensor histidine kinase → MSERPRTADSFLSRLRRPVGRLNDLPIWSKLGLIMIVPTLATIVVGTNGLIGHLETAGNASQARTLATLAAASGDLVHDLQNERAAAVLLLGTGNEQRRQGYLDAYNALHGTVDEARTPYSQRRAELTDLPVNFRNLLSRIDQNLADLPGVRSQVVNSATADGTYRLTEAARAYEVLLSDLLDIRDSAAQLANDTELSDHMRAAASLARNKEFLSRERIVVLRAFSQNALTPSLRTDYISTRAGQAQSRQSFEAAATQDDLEFYNQTVAGPALREADTYGGFIRGQSEESMRDTPFDADAWDAALTGHADLIHTVEQKIDSDVVNEATILRDDVQQQLLVETILLLVVLLLAILFAALVARAMARSLRELRQGALAVAQHGLPQAVARLRDPQVTAQSSPMQLANQIAEPLPVRSKDEFGQVTEAFNAVHLEAVKTAAEQAALRSSVSTMFVNLARRSQILVDRLIGHLDRLERGEEDPDRLGELFQLDHLATRMRRNDENLLVLAGADSTRVQRDPAALIDVLRAAQSEVEHYTRIEFGMVDRDIEVAAHAVNDLVHLVAELFDNATAFSPPDSQVMVEARRVGDRAVLYVEDRGIGVSADQLRELNDRLANPPMVDVAVSRMMGLVVVARLAKRHGVKVELRPAADRGTVADVTLPTSVLIPRALAGRNAAPAAFGSGGGHETPAVAGRPSFAAPLALEGGNGPLGGGFGGRPAEPPAPAGPPPRPFEPAPINGGGPAAPPAAPARPMPAWSDLTGATNGTNGANGSDVLGAPPANGQQRTGPLPQRRSNDHWTVDGEVTGAAPTSGIPRQAPTSPETHGAPTSHQPVSGQPYVPPVSAPPVRPFSAPPVPPTAAPPTAAPQPAAFQQPASFQRPPQPPAHQQRPATPPPAPPAAPPPSTAPPAWPPVAAEQRDTPAPPVPEKLAAALDMTAELPRVSRSGPDNAATAQHPTITPPAAPKQFADETMELPIFRELESAWFRTRRPTADEARAAAGAMIKQSGGSASTATTQPIAKVDASRPPAPASEAGTTTAGRPGSSLPRRPEPVAATSRPAAAAGGGGGGEGPPDSWQTAADDGWRAASAAADVEVAEKTQAGLPKRVPMAQLVPGGVDKASSSVQRRTPEAVRGLLSAYHRGVQRGRTQPKDDDHSTNPGATPGGQQSSQAGKEHEG, encoded by the coding sequence GTGAGCGAGCGGCCGAGGACGGCAGATTCATTCCTGTCGCGTCTCCGCCGGCCGGTTGGCCGGCTCAACGATCTGCCGATCTGGTCCAAGCTCGGTCTGATCATGATCGTGCCTACCCTGGCGACGATCGTGGTCGGCACCAACGGCCTCATCGGGCACCTGGAGACCGCCGGGAACGCGTCCCAGGCACGCACGCTTGCCACGTTGGCCGCTGCCTCCGGCGACCTGGTGCACGACCTGCAGAACGAGCGGGCCGCCGCGGTGCTCCTGCTCGGCACCGGGAACGAGCAGCGACGGCAGGGCTACCTCGATGCGTACAACGCCCTGCACGGCACCGTCGACGAGGCCCGGACGCCGTACTCGCAACGCCGCGCGGAGCTGACCGACCTGCCGGTGAACTTCCGCAACCTGCTCTCCCGGATCGACCAGAACCTCGCCGACCTGCCCGGGGTACGCAGCCAGGTGGTCAACAGCGCCACCGCGGACGGCACCTACCGACTCACCGAGGCTGCCCGCGCCTACGAGGTGCTGCTCAGCGACCTGCTCGACATCCGCGACTCGGCCGCCCAGCTGGCCAACGACACCGAGCTCAGCGACCACATGCGGGCCGCCGCTTCGCTGGCCCGCAACAAGGAGTTCCTCTCCCGCGAGCGGATCGTCGTGCTGCGGGCGTTCAGCCAGAACGCGCTGACCCCGTCGCTGCGTACCGACTACATCAGTACCCGGGCCGGCCAGGCCCAGTCCCGGCAGAGCTTCGAAGCTGCCGCCACCCAGGACGACCTGGAGTTCTACAACCAGACGGTGGCCGGACCAGCGCTGCGGGAAGCGGACACCTACGGCGGTTTCATCCGTGGCCAGAGCGAAGAGTCGATGCGCGACACGCCGTTCGACGCCGACGCCTGGGACGCGGCGCTGACCGGACACGCGGACCTGATCCACACCGTCGAGCAGAAGATCGACAGCGACGTGGTCAACGAGGCCACCATCCTGCGCGACGACGTACAGCAGCAGTTGTTGGTCGAGACGATCCTGCTGCTCGTCGTCCTGCTGCTGGCGATCCTCTTCGCCGCTCTGGTCGCCCGGGCGATGGCGCGTTCGCTGCGTGAACTGCGGCAGGGCGCGCTCGCCGTGGCCCAGCACGGTCTCCCGCAGGCGGTGGCCCGACTGCGGGACCCGCAGGTCACCGCGCAGAGCTCACCGATGCAGCTGGCCAACCAGATCGCCGAGCCGCTGCCGGTGCGCAGCAAGGACGAGTTCGGTCAGGTGACCGAGGCGTTCAACGCGGTCCACCTGGAGGCGGTGAAGACCGCCGCCGAACAGGCCGCACTGCGATCCTCGGTGTCGACGATGTTCGTCAACCTCGCCCGCCGGTCACAGATCCTGGTCGACCGGCTGATCGGTCACCTGGACCGGTTGGAGCGCGGCGAGGAGGACCCGGACCGGCTCGGCGAACTCTTCCAGCTCGACCACCTTGCCACCCGGATGCGGCGTAACGACGAGAACCTGCTGGTTCTCGCCGGCGCGGACTCCACCCGGGTGCAGCGCGACCCGGCGGCGCTGATCGACGTGCTGCGCGCCGCGCAGTCCGAGGTCGAGCACTACACCCGGATCGAGTTCGGGATGGTCGACCGGGACATCGAGGTCGCCGCGCATGCCGTCAACGACCTGGTCCACCTGGTCGCCGAGCTGTTCGACAACGCCACGGCCTTCTCTCCGCCGGATTCGCAGGTGATGGTCGAGGCCCGCCGGGTCGGCGACCGTGCCGTGCTCTACGTCGAGGACCGCGGTATCGGCGTCAGCGCCGACCAGCTGCGGGAGCTCAACGACCGGCTGGCCAACCCGCCGATGGTCGACGTGGCGGTGTCCCGGATGATGGGCCTCGTCGTGGTCGCCCGGCTGGCCAAGCGGCACGGTGTCAAGGTCGAGCTGCGCCCGGCCGCCGACCGGGGCACCGTCGCCGACGTCACCCTGCCGACCTCGGTGCTGATCCCGCGGGCACTCGCCGGCCGCAACGCCGCTCCGGCCGCGTTCGGCTCCGGTGGTGGCCATGAGACGCCCGCCGTCGCCGGTCGCCCGTCGTTCGCCGCGCCCCTCGCGCTGGAAGGCGGCAACGGTCCGTTGGGCGGTGGCTTCGGTGGTCGACCGGCCGAGCCGCCGGCACCCGCTGGCCCACCGCCACGACCGTTCGAACCGGCACCCATCAACGGTGGTGGCCCGGCGGCACCGCCGGCCGCCCCGGCCCGCCCGATGCCAGCCTGGTCGGACCTGACCGGAGCGACCAACGGCACGAACGGTGCCAACGGCTCCGACGTGCTGGGAGCCCCGCCCGCCAACGGCCAGCAGCGCACCGGTCCGCTGCCACAGCGCCGGTCCAACGATCACTGGACAGTCGACGGCGAGGTGACCGGAGCGGCGCCTACCAGCGGAATCCCGCGTCAGGCGCCCACCTCGCCGGAGACCCACGGGGCGCCGACCAGCCACCAGCCGGTCAGTGGGCAGCCGTACGTCCCGCCGGTCTCCGCGCCCCCGGTGCGGCCGTTCTCGGCTCCGCCGGTGCCGCCGACAGCCGCCCCGCCGACAGCCGCCCCGCAGCCCGCCGCGTTCCAGCAGCCGGCCAGCTTCCAGCGCCCACCGCAGCCACCGGCGCACCAGCAACGGCCGGCGACACCGCCACCGGCACCTCCGGCCGCGCCGCCGCCCAGCACGGCGCCACCGGCCTGGCCGCCGGTCGCGGCAGAGCAGCGGGACACCCCGGCACCGCCGGTGCCGGAGAAGCTCGCTGCGGCGCTGGACATGACCGCCGAGCTGCCGAGGGTGTCCCGGTCGGGTCCGGACAACGCGGCGACCGCCCAACATCCGACGATCACCCCGCCAGCGGCGCCGAAGCAGTTCGCCGACGAGACCATGGAACTGCCGATCTTCCGCGAGCTGGAGTCGGCCTGGTTCCGGACCCGGCGCCCCACCGCGGACGAAGCGCGGGCGGCGGCGGGAGCGATGATCAAGCAGTCCGGTGGTTCCGCCTCGACCGCCACCACCCAGCCGATCGCCAAGGTGGACGCCTCCCGGCCTCCCGCTCCGGCGTCGGAAGCCGGGACGACCACGGCCGGCAGGCCCGGTTCGTCGTTGCCGCGTCGACCGGAGCCGGTGGCCGCCACCTCGCGGCCGGCCGCCGCCGCCGGCGGGGGTGGGGGTGGCGAGGGCCCGCCGGACAGCTGGCAGACTGCCGCAGACGACGGCTGGCGCGCGGCAAGCGCTGCGGCCGATGTCGAAGTGGCCGAAAAGACCCAGGCGGGCCTGCCGAAGCGGGTCCCGATGGCACAGCTAGTACCAGGTGGCGTAGACAAGGCGTCAAGTTCGGTACAGCGTCGTACACCGGAAGCGGTCCGTGGGCTATTGTCCGCGTACCACCGTGGTGTGCAACGCGGCCGTACTCAGCCCAAGGACGACGACCACTCGACCAACCCGGGGGCGACCCCGGGAGGGCAGCAATCCTCGCAGGCTGGCAAGGAGCATGAGGGATGA